From Rhizobium favelukesii, the proteins below share one genomic window:
- the rpmE gene encoding 50S ribosomal protein L31 gives MKADIHPDYHTIKVVMTDGTEYETRSTWGSEGAVMNLEIDSKSHPAWTGGNQQLMDRGGRVSKFNKRFGGLGL, from the coding sequence ATGAAGGCAGATATCCATCCCGACTATCACACGATCAAGGTAGTCATGACCGACGGCACCGAATACGAGACCCGTTCGACCTGGGGCTCTGAAGGCGCAGTCATGAACCTCGAAATCGACTCCAAGTCGCATCCGGCATGGACTGGTGGCAACCAGCAGCTCATGGACCGTGGCGGCCGCGTTTCCAAGTTCAACAAGCGTTTCGGCGGCCTCGGCCTCTAA
- a CDS encoding PhzF family phenazine biosynthesis protein — protein MKTVAFTTVDVFTSARFEGNPLAVITEARGLTDTDMQNIAAEFGYSEVTFVLPPEDPANTARVRIFTPTMEVPFAGHPNVGTAYVLGQQAHVFGRPVGDRLRFEEKAGLVEVDLKRNGNEVLSAAIRAPKPLAIGATVSEQTVARCIAIGPQDIRVAKHSPVVASVGLSFVVAELADLAALGRARPNLAYFQDAAAPTAEGNHDFSLFVYVRSGENPWTIRARMFAPLDNVPEDPATGSASAALGAYLLSLEPDANMSVSLTIEQGVEMGRRSIIAIDVVKKDGIVTDVTISGGCAPVMRGEIAY, from the coding sequence ATGAAAACCGTTGCTTTCACGACCGTCGATGTCTTCACCTCCGCTCGCTTCGAGGGTAACCCGCTGGCTGTGATCACGGAAGCGCGTGGGCTAACCGATACTGACATGCAGAACATCGCCGCCGAGTTCGGCTATTCGGAAGTTACCTTCGTCCTGCCGCCGGAAGATCCGGCAAATACCGCCCGCGTCCGCATCTTCACACCGACGATGGAAGTGCCCTTCGCCGGACATCCGAACGTCGGAACGGCCTATGTGCTCGGGCAGCAGGCGCATGTCTTCGGGCGGCCAGTCGGCGACCGCCTGCGCTTCGAGGAGAAGGCCGGCCTCGTCGAAGTCGATTTGAAGCGCAACGGCAATGAGGTGCTGTCGGCGGCCATTCGGGCGCCGAAGCCGCTCGCCATCGGCGCCACGGTCTCTGAGCAGACTGTTGCCCGTTGCATCGCGATCGGGCCGCAGGATATCCGCGTGGCGAAGCATTCGCCGGTTGTTGCATCGGTGGGGCTGAGTTTCGTCGTTGCCGAACTTGCAGATCTTGCCGCCCTTGGCCGCGCCCGCCCGAACCTTGCATACTTTCAAGACGCTGCCGCCCCGACCGCCGAAGGCAACCACGACTTCTCGCTGTTCGTCTACGTCCGCTCCGGGGAAAACCCATGGACGATCCGCGCACGGATGTTTGCGCCGCTCGACAACGTGCCGGAAGATCCGGCGACCGGCAGCGCCTCGGCGGCACTCGGCGCCTACCTCCTTTCGCTAGAGCCGGATGCGAACATGAGCGTTTCGCTGACCATAGAGCAAGGCGTCGAGATGGGACGCCGCAGCATCATCGCAATTGACGTGGTCAAGAAGGACGGCATCGTCACCGACGTGACGATTTCGGGCGGCTGCGCGCCTGTCATGCGCGGTGAAATCGCGTACTAG
- a CDS encoding potassium/proton antiporter, with translation MEAFYIVVLVSTTLVLLAAFSSLLAFRFGAPLLLLFLAIGLLAGTDGLGIEFTNNYLAYILGSIALAVILFDSGFGTPVQAFKLAAIPSLTLASVGVLITAALIGVAAMWMLNFTFLEGLLLGSIVASTDAAAVFFLLRIGGINIRDKVRSTLEVESGTNDPMAIFLTIALVEILASGERYHGINIGMLAMFVQQMGLGVILGLLGGMMIVLIVSKLETDRGLTPIFVLALALLVFSATGAVGGSGFLAVYVAGIYAGNRRLHGYAAIKRFQDGMTWLAQIIMFLVLGLLATPSQFPAIAIPAVLLALFLIFIARPLAIWLSLLPFDYTQQEIGFVAWVGLRGAVSILLAIMPILGGLENGQVYFNTAFIIVLVSLLVQGWTIKPVAKKLGLIIPPRMGAVDKVEVDLPGAANHELLSYRVVKDSPVLRGERIPRWATPSLVIRDGKSMRYQYAGRLRENDLVYLFVVPSYSRLLDKLFASRAPVEEDDADFFGAFALSPARPAADLDAAYGPGLLNESEKGLTIAELMKHRLGGKADYADRVRLGSIILIVRDLDDHDHITSVGMSLEALEPATALPIFLNLHDIIDRIHERFKGRRNREAAASAASGKGDENPQ, from the coding sequence ATGGAAGCGTTCTACATCGTCGTACTGGTCTCGACGACGCTCGTGCTCCTCGCCGCATTTTCCAGCCTGCTCGCCTTCCGCTTCGGCGCTCCCCTCCTCCTGCTCTTCCTGGCGATCGGCCTGCTTGCGGGCACGGACGGCCTCGGCATCGAGTTCACCAACAATTATCTCGCCTACATCCTCGGCTCCATCGCGCTGGCAGTCATCCTGTTCGACTCCGGCTTCGGAACGCCGGTGCAGGCCTTCAAGCTTGCGGCCATACCCTCGCTGACGCTTGCCTCCGTTGGCGTCCTGATAACGGCCGCACTCATTGGCGTCGCCGCCATGTGGATGCTGAACTTCACCTTTCTGGAAGGCCTGCTGCTCGGCTCCATCGTCGCCTCCACTGACGCGGCGGCGGTCTTCTTCCTGCTGCGCATCGGCGGCATCAATATTCGCGACAAGGTGCGCTCGACGCTCGAGGTGGAATCTGGAACCAACGATCCGATGGCGATCTTCCTGACCATCGCCCTCGTCGAGATTCTTGCCAGCGGCGAACGGTACCACGGCATCAACATCGGCATGCTTGCCATGTTCGTGCAGCAGATGGGCCTTGGCGTCATCCTCGGCCTGCTCGGGGGCATGATGATCGTTCTGATCGTGAGCAAGCTGGAGACGGATCGCGGCCTGACGCCGATCTTCGTGCTCGCTTTGGCGCTACTTGTCTTTTCGGCGACCGGCGCGGTCGGGGGAAGCGGTTTCCTTGCCGTCTACGTTGCCGGCATCTACGCTGGCAATCGCAGGCTCCATGGTTATGCCGCCATCAAGCGCTTCCAGGACGGCATGACCTGGCTTGCCCAGATCATCATGTTCCTCGTCCTCGGCCTGCTGGCGACTCCGTCGCAGTTTCCCGCGATCGCCATCCCCGCCGTGCTGCTCGCCCTGTTCCTGATCTTCATCGCACGCCCGCTCGCCATCTGGCTGTCGCTGCTGCCCTTCGACTATACGCAGCAGGAGATCGGCTTTGTTGCATGGGTCGGTCTGCGCGGCGCCGTGTCGATCCTGCTTGCCATCATGCCCATTCTCGGCGGCCTGGAGAATGGTCAGGTCTATTTCAATACTGCCTTCATCATCGTGCTCGTCTCGCTTCTGGTGCAGGGCTGGACGATCAAGCCGGTCGCCAAGAAGCTTGGGCTCATCATCCCGCCGCGGATGGGCGCCGTTGACAAGGTGGAAGTCGATCTGCCTGGCGCAGCAAACCACGAGCTTCTGTCCTACCGCGTCGTCAAGGACAGCCCGGTGCTGCGCGGCGAGCGCATCCCGCGCTGGGCAACGCCGTCGCTCGTCATCCGCGATGGCAAGTCGATGCGCTACCAATATGCCGGAAGGTTGCGTGAGAACGATCTTGTCTATCTCTTCGTTGTTCCTTCCTATTCGCGGCTTCTCGACAAGCTCTTTGCCAGCCGTGCGCCGGTCGAGGAGGACGATGCCGATTTCTTCGGCGCCTTCGCGCTGTCTCCGGCCCGGCCGGCCGCCGATCTCGACGCTGCCTATGGCCCCGGCCTGCTGAACGAATCCGAGAAGGGCCTGACGATCGCCGAACTGATGAAACACCGCCTGGGCGGCAAAGCCGACTATGCCGACCGGGTGCGCCTCGGTTCCATCATCCTCATCGTGCGCGACCTCGACGACCACGATCACATCACCTCGGTCGGCATGTCGCTCGAGGCCCTCGAGCCTGCCACGGCCCTGCCGATCTTCCTCAATCTGCACGATATCATCGACCGCATCCACGAGCGTTTCAAAGGCCGCAGAAACCGCGAAGCAGCCGCCAGTGCGGCATCCGGCAAGGGCGATGAAAACCCGCAATGA
- a CDS encoding MFS transporter → MKRNLLSVASLLFGTLFLFMGNGLQGILLPMRGNLEGYATTTLGLLGTSWAAGFVIGCLVAPKLVRRVGHVRAFSGFIAIIAIIALVSGIIIHPVWWVLLRAVTGFATAGTSMIIESWLNERATNESRGAIFSLYIAITLFGVVAGQMMIPLEDVRTPVLFMICGIFYCIAMLPTTLSTAASPQPLKAVKLDLPALYRNSPVSCLGILLVGIANGAYGTLGAVFGAGSGLSDTSIAIMMSATIFAGALMQLPAGRLSDRIDRRHVLAAMSAIAAIAGLLLAILQPSSPYFIIGLVVLYGAVANTLYPIAVAHANDYASAEDFVKVSGGLLLLYGIGTIIGPTIGGPVMSMISPHALFLVTAVAHVLITAYAIIRSRMRAAVPVGDRDAFTTIPTATSQTLTPESMSLADRGTGKTPETGDPALKYS, encoded by the coding sequence ATGAAAAGAAATCTGCTGTCCGTCGCCTCGCTTCTCTTCGGGACGCTCTTTCTCTTCATGGGCAACGGGTTGCAGGGCATCCTGCTTCCGATGCGCGGCAATCTGGAAGGCTACGCAACAACCACCCTCGGCCTGCTCGGCACCTCCTGGGCCGCTGGCTTCGTCATCGGCTGCCTCGTCGCACCGAAACTTGTGCGCCGTGTCGGCCACGTGCGGGCCTTCTCCGGCTTCATTGCCATCATCGCAATCATCGCGCTTGTCAGCGGTATCATCATCCACCCGGTCTGGTGGGTGCTGTTGCGAGCCGTCACCGGCTTTGCGACCGCCGGCACTTCGATGATCATCGAGAGCTGGCTGAACGAGCGCGCTACCAATGAGAGCCGCGGCGCGATCTTCTCGCTCTATATCGCCATTACACTCTTCGGCGTCGTGGCGGGCCAGATGATGATCCCGCTGGAGGATGTGCGCACGCCCGTCCTGTTCATGATCTGCGGCATCTTCTACTGCATCGCGATGCTTCCGACGACGCTCTCGACCGCAGCCTCGCCGCAGCCGCTGAAGGCCGTCAAGCTCGATCTGCCAGCCCTTTACCGCAACTCCCCCGTATCCTGCCTTGGCATTCTTCTCGTCGGCATCGCCAACGGCGCCTATGGTACGCTGGGTGCGGTCTTCGGCGCGGGCTCCGGCCTTTCCGATACCAGCATTGCCATCATGATGAGCGCCACCATTTTCGCCGGCGCCCTGATGCAGCTGCCGGCAGGTCGCCTTTCTGATCGCATCGATCGCCGCCACGTGCTCGCGGCGATGTCCGCAATTGCTGCTATCGCCGGCCTGCTGCTGGCGATCCTGCAGCCCTCCTCGCCCTACTTCATCATCGGCCTTGTCGTGCTCTACGGCGCCGTTGCAAACACGCTCTATCCAATCGCGGTCGCACACGCCAACGACTATGCCTCCGCCGAGGACTTCGTGAAGGTATCCGGCGGACTGCTGCTCCTCTACGGCATCGGCACCATCATCGGCCCGACCATCGGCGGCCCAGTCATGTCGATGATCAGCCCGCACGCCCTGTTCCTGGTAACGGCGGTCGCCCATGTGCTGATCACCGCCTACGCCATCATTCGCAGCCGCATGCGCGCCGCCGTTCCGGTCGGCGACCGCGACGCCTTTACCACCATTCCGACGGCCACGTCGCAAACGCTGACGCCCGAAAGCATGTCGCTTGCGGACCGCGGAACCGGCAAGACTCCCGAAACCGGCGATCCTGCCCTAAAATATAGCTGA
- a CDS encoding DUF1192 domain-containing protein: MSFIDDDRPQKKVTHEIGADLSTLSVDELRARVALLKAEIVRIEAEAASKTSTRSAAESLFRS; encoded by the coding sequence ATGAGCTTCATCGACGACGACCGGCCGCAGAAGAAGGTTACGCACGAGATCGGTGCCGACCTCTCCACCTTATCGGTCGACGAGTTGCGAGCGCGCGTCGCGCTGCTCAAAGCCGAGATCGTGAGAATCGAAGCAGAGGCCGCCAGCAAGACATCGACAAGATCAGCGGCGGAAAGCCTCTTCCGCTCGTAA
- a CDS encoding class I fructose-bisphosphate aldolase — MSERLEDIAVRMVAGGRGLLAADESTGTIGKRFDTIGLQSTETSRRDYREMLFRTEDAMRQYISGAILYEETLHQKAADGTPFVDIIRAADSIPGIKVDIGAKPMAAYPGETITEGLDGLAERLAKYYEAGARFAKWRGVIAISPTLPTWGSMKANAHALARYAALCQQANIVPIVEPECLMDGKPGDHNIDRCAEVTEWTLRTVFEELADARVSLEGMILKPNMVIDGKNARKASVAEVAERTVEVLKRTVPSAVPGIAFLSGGQSSEEATAHLSAINSGYDLPWAVTFSYGRALQDTALKAWGGKPENVAAGQRAFAHRAEMNSLAAKGSWKKDLEQAA, encoded by the coding sequence ATGAGCGAACGTTTGGAAGACATTGCCGTGCGTATGGTAGCTGGTGGCCGCGGGCTGCTTGCAGCGGATGAATCGACAGGCACGATCGGAAAGCGGTTCGACACGATCGGACTTCAATCGACGGAGACGAGCCGCCGCGACTACCGCGAAATGCTGTTCCGCACGGAAGACGCGATGCGTCAGTATATTTCCGGCGCGATCCTCTACGAGGAAACCCTCCACCAGAAGGCGGCAGACGGCACGCCCTTCGTCGACATCATCCGCGCGGCCGACAGCATTCCGGGCATCAAGGTCGATATCGGCGCGAAGCCGATGGCAGCCTATCCCGGCGAAACCATCACCGAAGGCCTCGACGGGCTGGCAGAGCGGCTGGCGAAGTACTATGAAGCCGGCGCCCGCTTCGCCAAGTGGCGCGGTGTCATCGCAATCTCTCCCACCCTCCCGACATGGGGCTCCATGAAGGCCAATGCGCATGCGCTCGCCCGCTATGCTGCGCTGTGCCAGCAAGCCAACATCGTTCCGATCGTCGAGCCTGAGTGCCTGATGGATGGCAAGCCGGGTGACCACAACATCGATCGCTGCGCCGAGGTCACGGAATGGACGCTGCGCACGGTCTTCGAAGAACTGGCTGATGCCCGTGTCAGCCTCGAGGGCATGATCTTGAAGCCGAACATGGTCATCGATGGCAAGAACGCCCGCAAGGCATCGGTGGCCGAGGTCGCCGAGCGCACGGTCGAGGTGCTGAAGCGCACCGTCCCGTCCGCCGTTCCGGGCATCGCCTTTCTCTCCGGCGGCCAGTCCAGCGAAGAAGCGACGGCGCATCTTTCCGCGATCAACTCCGGCTACGACCTACCATGGGCCGTCACCTTCTCCTACGGCCGCGCCCTGCAGGATACGGCGCTGAAGGCCTGGGGCGGCAAGCCGGAAAACGTCGCCGCCGGCCAGCGCGCCTTTGCCCATCGCGCCGAGATGAACAGCCTCGCCGCCAAGGGCAGCTGGAAGAAGGACCTCGAGCAGGCCGCGTAA
- a CDS encoding YegP family protein: MYKFEVYKDKAGEFRFRFKAPNGESMFGSEGYKAKASALSAIESIKKNSPGAEVVDTTKAEA, encoded by the coding sequence ATGTATAAGTTCGAAGTTTACAAGGACAAGGCTGGCGAGTTCCGTTTCCGTTTCAAGGCGCCGAATGGCGAATCCATGTTCGGCTCCGAAGGCTATAAGGCTAAGGCATCGGCGCTGAGCGCCATCGAATCCATCAAGAAGAATTCTCCCGGCGCAGAAGTCGTCGACACGACGAAGGCTGAGGCCTGA
- a CDS encoding phosphoglycerate kinase, whose protein sequence is MPSFKTLDDLNDIAGKRVLVRVDLNVPVKDGKVTDITRIERVAPTIIELSKKGAKVILLAHFGRPKDGPSPDLSLSLIAPSVEEVLDRPVATASDVIGDAAAAAIASMKDGDILLLENTRFHKGEEKNDPDFVKALAANGDIYVNDAFSAAHRAHASTEGLAHHLPAHAGRTMQAELEALESGLGNPARPVVAIVGGAKVSTKIDLLMNLVKKVDALVIGGGMANTFIAARGTNVGKSLCEHDLAETAKQIMIEAATAGCAIILPEDGVVAREFKANATNEIVAIDAIPADAMVLDVGPKSIEAVKAWIERAQTLVWNGPLGAFEIEPFDKATVAAARYAAERTRAGKLVSVAGGGDTVSALNHAGVADDFSYVSTAGGAFLEWMEGKALPGVSVLSKAK, encoded by the coding sequence ATGCCTTCCTTCAAGACCCTCGACGACCTCAACGACATTGCCGGCAAGCGCGTCCTCGTTCGCGTTGACCTCAACGTTCCGGTCAAAGACGGCAAAGTGACCGACATCACGCGGATCGAGCGCGTTGCTCCGACGATCATCGAGCTGTCGAAGAAAGGTGCCAAGGTCATCTTGCTGGCACACTTCGGCCGCCCTAAGGACGGTCCGTCGCCGGACCTCTCGCTGTCGCTGATCGCTCCGTCTGTCGAGGAGGTGCTTGACCGCCCGGTCGCGACGGCGAGCGACGTCATCGGCGATGCCGCAGCCGCTGCGATTGCATCGATGAAGGACGGCGACATCCTGCTTCTCGAAAACACCCGCTTCCACAAGGGCGAAGAAAAGAACGACCCGGACTTCGTCAAGGCGCTTGCGGCAAATGGCGATATCTACGTCAACGATGCGTTCTCCGCTGCCCACCGCGCGCATGCCTCGACGGAAGGCCTCGCGCATCATCTTCCTGCGCATGCCGGCCGCACGATGCAGGCCGAGCTCGAGGCGCTGGAAAGCGGCCTTGGCAATCCGGCCCGACCGGTCGTGGCCATTGTCGGCGGCGCCAAGGTGTCAACCAAGATCGATCTCTTGATGAACCTCGTGAAGAAGGTCGATGCGCTGGTGATCGGCGGCGGCATGGCGAACACCTTCATCGCCGCGCGCGGCACCAATGTGGGCAAGTCGCTCTGCGAGCATGATCTTGCAGAGACCGCAAAGCAGATCATGATCGAAGCGGCCACGGCCGGCTGCGCCATCATTCTTCCCGAGGACGGCGTCGTTGCCCGCGAATTCAAGGCGAACGCAACCAACGAGATCGTCGCGATCGACGCGATCCCGGCCGATGCCATGGTCCTCGACGTGGGCCCGAAATCGATCGAGGCGGTCAAAGCATGGATCGAGCGCGCCCAGACCCTGGTCTGGAACGGACCGCTCGGCGCATTCGAGATCGAACCGTTCGACAAGGCGACGGTCGCCGCAGCGAGATACGCGGCCGAGCGCACCAGGGCCGGCAAGCTCGTCTCGGTTGCCGGCGGTGGCGACACGGTCTCGGCCCTGAACCACGCCGGCGTTGCCGACGATTTCAGCTATGTGTCGACTGCAGGCGGCGCCTTCCTCGAATGGATGGAGGGCAAAGCGCTTCCCGGCGTTTCCGTCCTGTCCAAAGCGAAATAA
- a CDS encoding ABC transporter transmembrane domain-containing protein, which translates to MAYAGQAGEKKSGSLKPLGRLTPYVVRYRGMVAGALASLALAAITSLALPLAIRRMIDHGFTQADGSFINSYFLMLMIMAIVLAVASALRYYFVITLGERVVSDLRRDVFSHVTRLSPSFFDVNQSGEIVSRLTADTTQIKSAVGATASVALRNLILCLGAMGMMIVTSPKLSSLVIGAIPLIVFPLVGFGRSVRKRSRSAQDTLADASAFANETIAASRTVQAFGGEDAAATRYGTAVETAYDAARAAIRSRALLTGIAITLIFGSVVAVLWVGAHNVLAGTLSPGTLGQFLLYSVIAAGSLGALSEVWGELSQAAGAADRLTELLDEVSPITAPTVPAALPAPAHGRVQFTGVHFAYPSRPERSALHGLSFEVAPGETVAIVGPSGAGKSTVFSLLLRFYDPQQGAVKIDDVDARSTDPDALRKRLAIVPQDVTIFAASIHDNIAFGRPEASREEVRAAAIAAQADEFIARLDKGYGTEVGERGITLSGGQRQRIAIARAILKDAPVLLLDEATSALDAESETLVQKALDGLMTGRTTLVIAHRLATVLKADRILVMDQGRVVEEGTHQTLIRHGGIYAKLAKLQFETGAGDFLAAAK; encoded by the coding sequence GTGGCATACGCAGGGCAAGCAGGGGAAAAAAAGTCGGGATCGCTGAAGCCGCTAGGCCGGCTGACGCCCTATGTCGTGCGCTATCGCGGCATGGTCGCCGGTGCCCTCGCTTCCCTTGCGCTTGCCGCCATCACCTCGCTCGCCCTGCCGCTCGCCATACGCCGCATGATCGACCATGGCTTCACGCAGGCCGACGGCAGCTTCATCAACAGCTATTTTCTGATGCTGATGATCATGGCGATCGTGCTGGCCGTCGCGAGCGCCCTTCGCTACTACTTCGTCATTACGCTCGGAGAGCGTGTGGTCTCCGATCTTCGCCGTGATGTCTTCAGCCATGTGACGCGGCTGTCGCCGTCCTTTTTCGATGTCAACCAATCGGGCGAGATCGTCTCACGCCTGACGGCGGACACGACACAGATAAAGTCAGCGGTCGGCGCGACCGCTTCCGTCGCCTTGCGCAACCTTATTCTCTGCCTCGGCGCGATGGGCATGATGATCGTGACGTCGCCAAAGCTGTCCAGCCTTGTGATCGGGGCGATTCCGTTGATCGTCTTTCCGCTGGTTGGCTTCGGTCGCTCGGTGCGGAAGCGCTCGCGCTCCGCCCAAGATACTCTGGCGGACGCCTCCGCCTTCGCCAACGAAACGATCGCCGCCAGCCGCACCGTCCAGGCCTTCGGCGGAGAGGACGCCGCTGCCACCCGGTATGGCACCGCTGTGGAAACGGCATACGATGCCGCCCGCGCGGCTATACGCTCGCGCGCCCTGCTGACAGGCATCGCCATTACCCTTATTTTCGGTAGCGTCGTCGCCGTTCTCTGGGTCGGAGCTCACAACGTCCTGGCGGGCACGCTTTCGCCCGGCACGCTCGGCCAGTTCCTTCTCTACTCCGTCATCGCCGCCGGCTCGCTCGGCGCTCTTTCCGAAGTCTGGGGCGAACTTTCGCAAGCTGCGGGTGCGGCCGACCGGCTGACCGAACTGCTCGATGAAGTCTCGCCGATTACAGCGCCCACGGTGCCCGCTGCTCTGCCTGCTCCGGCGCATGGTCGTGTCCAGTTTACGGGCGTGCATTTTGCCTATCCGTCGCGCCCGGAGAGATCCGCCCTCCATGGCCTGAGCTTCGAGGTAGCCCCCGGGGAGACCGTCGCGATCGTTGGTCCCTCCGGTGCCGGCAAGAGCACCGTCTTCTCGCTGCTGCTCCGCTTCTATGATCCGCAACAGGGTGCGGTAAAAATCGACGACGTCGATGCCCGCAGCACCGATCCCGACGCGTTGCGCAAACGCCTCGCGATCGTGCCGCAGGATGTGACGATCTTTGCGGCCTCCATTCACGACAACATCGCCTTCGGCCGCCCAGAGGCGAGCCGTGAAGAGGTGCGTGCCGCCGCGATCGCTGCACAGGCCGACGAATTCATTGCCCGCTTGGACAAGGGATACGGCACCGAGGTCGGCGAGCGCGGCATCACGCTCTCGGGTGGTCAACGCCAGCGTATCGCCATCGCCCGTGCCATTTTGAAGGACGCGCCGGTCTTGCTGCTCGACGAGGCAACCTCGGCACTGGACGCCGAAAGCGAAACCCTTGTGCAGAAAGCCCTCGACGGCCTCATGACCGGCCGCACGACCCTTGTCATTGCCCATCGCCTCGCGACCGTGCTGAAGGCTGACCGGATCCTCGTCATGGATCAGGGTCGCGTCGTCGAAGAGGGAACGCATCAGACCCTTATTCGACACGGCGGCATATACGCCAAGCTGGCCAAGCTGCAGTTCGAAACAGGTGCCGGAGACTTTCTCGCCGCAGCAAAGTGA
- a CDS encoding DUF1465 family protein, whose amino-acid sequence MSELGLNTISFAGRAAASSQFKALYSEGMSLVEETAAYLDGQGRTASKVLPRMASVLYAAESMRLTTRLMQMASWLLLQRAVNNGEMSRDQVLAEKNKVRLDGFNVDRNAPGWGDLPESFRHLIERSLRLQNRVALLDREIYRPAEAPIVPDNQNSVQAQLSLLQTAFGNN is encoded by the coding sequence ATGTCAGAGCTTGGATTGAATACAATCAGTTTTGCAGGTCGCGCTGCCGCATCCTCGCAGTTCAAGGCGCTGTATTCGGAAGGCATGTCGCTGGTCGAAGAAACCGCCGCCTATCTCGATGGCCAGGGTCGCACAGCCTCCAAGGTTCTGCCGCGCATGGCGTCCGTTCTCTATGCGGCAGAGTCGATGCGACTGACCACCCGCCTCATGCAGATGGCCTCCTGGCTGCTGCTGCAGCGCGCCGTTAACAACGGCGAGATGTCGCGCGATCAGGTTCTGGCCGAGAAGAACAAGGTTCGCCTCGACGGCTTTAACGTCGATCGCAACGCACCGGGCTGGGGCGATCTGCCGGAATCCTTCCGCCACCTGATCGAACGCTCGTTGCGCCTGCAGAACCGCGTCGCCCTGCTCGATCGCGAAATCTATCGCCCGGCCGAGGCACCGATCGTTCCCGATAACCAGAACAGCGTCCAGGCTCAGCTCAGCCTGCTGCAGACGGCCTTCGGCAACAACTGA